In Ischnura elegans chromosome 3, ioIscEleg1.1, whole genome shotgun sequence, the sequence ATAAAGAAAGCAGTAATCCAAAATCTAGCAGGTCGAAATCCAAACAATACGTCAAATTCAAAACAACTGACTCCAAAACAAATTGATTAAGTATAAATTTAATGGATTGTTGAAAAGCGTTAATGCCTtaaaaggcatttatttatttcaacggataaCACCATTTCCCAAATTGGAACTTATTAAGAAAGTAACTACAACTTGAACAAAAACTGGCATTAACTTCTTCGGTTCCCCTGcaactttatttaattccaaacttcgtacataatcatccatttACCATTGTATTTAGTACACGTAACGTGCCAGTATTACAAATGATTTGAGATTTCTTACCAGCTCCTACAGCACCACTTTCtcagtaaaaatattccataacttttccagctggcatatcactttccgtttccgagaaacggaaagtcattttccaACACCCTCCGTCATTTCGGCCTCTCTCGGACGAGTTCCtgtgacggaaagttcggatagaccttaccctgataaaaataaactcctccattgtggagaATTGTACCCTCCAGTGAGgataagggaaggataggtgtacccttcctatacccttcagcaagggtagacgaagggtattttagaacattggtgggtataggccctctccttcctggagtgtaggggaagggtttggccagcctcaatgaagggtacaggaaggggaggactaatataaaaactagaaatccataaattaacataaaaatttaaaaaatcgctaagcaactaaattaaatgaatggggatgagttgtaacagtgatttctaaaattataagacagaaaaaaattagccttcacatggtcttgaacccagaaTCTACATGACCTAGTGTTTTAACAACCTCAACTATCTGTCTATGTTTCTCAatggaacttatactacaaaatcttaagatgacaTTCGCACCCaggtctatgtggaagaaagctgtgacttttttctaccacacctatttcgttttagaaaataagatcggcattcaaataccgaacaccactctcgcgatgtctcattgtcagccacacaaatatgttacatcctaaaaatggaatgaaagtacttctaaatgagcttttttcacacaattatataaACTATTGTGTACTGTtgagtagtcaggaattttattcgggggggggtccaaaaaccaggtggggaaattttttaataataataataataatttatttgtccggcgatttgttctcacaaatataggacacgtcaattaTGGTACAAAAATACACAGATACAAAAAACTACAAGGTATTACCATACATCATGTAAAAAGCAAGGTGTTatggatgaagaaaatcatccacagaataaaataactttttcaaaagaaactcGCGAAGCTTTGATTTGAAGAGATATATGTTTTTGACTCCCTTCACTTCTGGTGGGAGTTTGTTAAATAGCAGTAGGCCCATGTGCCAAGGTGCATAACTTGAGTTCTTGGATCTTGTAAATGTTTGATGGAGGCTTGTAGAACTCCTTGTATAATGACAGTGGTAATCACCATTTGTTGCATAATTCGAAAGATTCTTTTTTACACAGACAATTacagcatacatatatacacaggggagaggtaaaatgttgaatttcttaaaaagaggGCGACATGGAGCATAAACAGGCACCTTGCCGATAATACGcagtatcctcttttgaattttgaagattattttggaattgGGTCTAGGGCCCCAGAAGAGTATACTAAACATTACATGTGagtagaattcaccataataaattgataatagtaCATCAATATCTACAGTTTTTCGGATAGACAGGATCAAAAAACAGACAGAACTCAATTTACTGCGAAGCTTCTGAATATGTTCCTCCCAAGATATTTGATTATCAAGAGTTACACCCAGGAAAGAGGAACTGAGGTTTTGTGGAATAGGTTTACCATCAGTCTTGACAGAGATCTGTGATTGCTgtttattcttgttgcaaaagtaaattaaattagatttctCCACATTGAGGAGGAGAGAGTTTTGATTACACCACTCTTGTAAGACACGTGCTGCATCATTAGATTTTAAGGTCAGGCTTTCCATTGATGTGGCAGACACTAAAACATTGGTATCATCAGCGTACAATACTGGAAGTACACCtggtacatatttaaacatatctgggaggtcatttataaataaaaggaacagAACTGGTCCCAGAACTGAGCCCTGGGGAACGcccatgacaatttttttctcaggggaCATAAAATTAGTTCCATCCCTTCTAAGGACAACACTTTGTCGCCTATCACTCAGGTAAGACTCAATCCACTTGTAGCCTGCACCTCTAATTCCAAACATTTCAAGTTTTTGCAGTAATAGACCGTGATTGACACagtcaaaagctttagaaaagtcaaaggAGAGAATAAGTGATTCTAGTCTGTTATCCAGATCAtcttatattttattcacaaCCTGGTAAGTGGCAGTAGTAGTAGACCTTGATTTCCTAAAGCCATGTTGGGCGGTGGATAATAATTTTAGAGATTCCAAATAAGCTATGAGACGTGAATAGAATACTACCTCAAAAATCTTACTGAACTGATTCAGTAGAGAGATTGGACGATATGAATTCATCCTCTGTCGACTGCCCTTACCTTTGTACAGAGGGATGATCTTTGCTACTTTGAGTGGACCTGGAAAAATGCCTAACCGTAAAGATTCATTGATCAAGAATAATATGGGGACATGATTGCATGGAAGGAACGCTTTATTACAACCATTGGAATCTCATCAAGGCCAGCAGTAAACTTATTGCTTAGTTTCCGGATAACATTCCTTAATTCTGAATCAGAACAAGgctgaagaaataaggaatgacAAGGTGTTACTGTTCGGgaatatttagtaaatatttagTTAGTTTTAAAAACATGATACTGagtaatgggttttcaactaattcaaacacttttcataatcgaaaaaacttcaatagttaaagaaatattttttaaattgatcattatttttcaatatttttgttttcttttatgaaggaaaatgattgtttttattttttagggggcAGAGGGTCCGAACCTCCCGGTACCCCacccctggctaagccactgaataTATATATTCTATTGCTTTCCTtaagggaattttaaagattagttgtgtagcccgtctatctttgctttcaaagactgcttacgttcttgtacagaactcaatgctctttagcaggtgaaagtagctgaggagacactttcaggacatgttttcctcagttataaatgctaagtcccaaggaagggtagacgaaggatttttctacccttcccttacccttaatggtgggtagaggaagggtgcaCAGATGGTAAGGGAGCAGTttcaaggaagggtacacgaaggatttttctacccttcccttacccttaatggtgggtagaggacgAGTTGgtggatggtaagggaaggagttccaaggaagggttgacgaaggatttttctatccttcccttacccttaatggtgggtagaggaagggtgcacggatggtaaggaaaggagttccaaggaagggttgacgaaggatttttctatccttcccttacccttcatggtgggtagaggaagggtacacggatggtaagggaaagagttccaaggaagggttgacaaaggatttttctatccttcccttacccttcatggtgggtagggcgtgtgtttgcaagggtaactacccaccatgaaggctactacccttcctttacccaccatggtggagtttatttttatcagagtaGTGAATAGCTCATTCGGTAATGATGACGTCTTTCTGAGAACCAACCACATACTATCCGAGAGATTGTGGATAGGGCCCCAGAGCCTCGcccgaaggtcacctcacttgcggcagcgggaatcagaacaaCGAtacatggagttttcccggcattcatacttagcagtcgcgttttcgcacgcttgaaaattttcacttttcatttaatcgcgaaaaatatatatcttcatttaaaaatctaaaagcgtgaaatacgtactccatgagtaataatctttcgatttaggcaataaaaaaattataggaaaccaccctattattaacaTTCGAGCTTGATATGTggagcacaagcttgcttcatcgacagcacgaaaacaataacaattaatgcaaagaattactaccccaagtaacatttttggttggccctctgttggcagatggtgggacacagcggttggcccatggtatgatttggccacctcgccaaccgtatcccaaccaacgattccccaacgatgggccaacagagcattacagtcgggccttcgtattcccaacccaaggccaacaaatctccaaccgttggcccttttaaattctgccatccgtttcccaacaaaagctatattttactggcatttctcatttttatagaatgagagttaaattaatttaccttctcacttgatacaataccggtagatagaatctttacctttaactccctataaatcaaaatgaaattaaatacattaacaatcaatgctataggacaaagtaaggttacagtggttaaaagtggaaaacaaaaaatcattatcagttcagaaggtccccaacttttattttcgcaaattaggacaatttttattaggacaaaattaggaaaatttcaacagcacctttccatattacaatatggcacacacaaaaactgtccatcttctttgtagggcaacaaaacacacttagataaaatctgggtggactgcaatttgcatccaggtactaattttttcactacaaatataccaatggtaccacttcgaagaggtaaataaaagaaatcctccttaatttcaaacatgtcacactgcaagatgtacacccctgagttatttattcctattctctggtcttcggtaacgaaatctttaagtttagtccattttactcaattggattaataagtgcaagatttagggatattaataggaatcacagaaacactgattgagtataatagttgatgcattttccataaaataatagtagtgcagatgttatttaggtttactcatacaaattcaatctcattctcttcagaggggactaaatcactcactttgtccattgaaacactgttttcattaaaacttccacgtatactagatatgccacaatctgaaaaaaatatacatatcgatctatctaaattaatgatgaaaagtttaaaattccacgaaactatctgtttaaggtaacatgattttaggaatgccagttttgtaagacttaccaaatgaggtcaatgacttatttttgttagaagcactcgacttattttatttaactgctatcacaaagacatagtgaatgattaacatataaaagcaatccctaacaaccaaaacttgtttggttgttaggttgctagggaaccatgtgaaccgtatcctgcaacgtatgcaatcgtagtatacatcgtgcttattttcggcccatatcgaacttccatcggttaagttagactcgaaacagacagatcttataagtctacactTTTTCATGTGTcctccgggatatatatactaacaagttgcattaaagaagcctccacttcttggaaccatttatgtcaaatacgttgaagatcttgtcggaattttgtttgcagcgctcatggcggaaattgaggaaatggtatgatgtcccaacggtggcccaacgataatccatttcgtagggccattgttggggatttccgttgggccaacagcataaaccgtttcgttgggccaacgaacaatatctgcgttgggccaacagcggagTTTGGttggcatatccacccacaatgagccaaccgtgactacggttccccaacagaggcccaacggtcaatgttacttgggacgaatagcccaaattttccatattgcattcatatttacaattcataattttatttcaacgcTTGACGTTCGACGAAAacatcctcaatgtaggctatcaggtcgattcttgaaaattttcaagtttgtgttaacacactaactcgtcAAATAATAGATGATACATGACGACAACCTTTTCCTAcgcgatattttttttatttctcacattTCGGGCAGAGCATACGCAATCGCAAGCATTCGCAGATTCTAAACTGTTGTTCGGACGGCATGGTTCCTCACAGCCtttcttcctccttccttcctcGATATATCGGCAATGGATAAGCGGAGAGACTTAGTGCGGGGCTGTCCAGAAGTTGGTAGAAAAATGTCCCATTTTCGAATAACGAAGGACAGGTAAGTGTACTAAGATAAAATTACTGCTATAGTTTAATAATTACGTTTTCACGGAAGGCGCTATTAACCGGGTCTATTAGCACCTAGGCCTAttagcacaatttgtgttcaGAGTATGCTCAAGGCATTTTTAGCACATATGTAAGATGTGTTCAACATAATTTgagcacatgctgagcatatgtaaatgtccggcaaggcatatgctcaacatatgttcaacacaagttttcaacatatgctcagcatgttttccacacatgctcaacatatgtttttaacatatgctcagcatggtatccaattatgcccaacatatgtttttaacatatgcccatcattctcccaaaatatcctcagcataccctagtgaaaatatctacaggattttttttccaatagtaatttgacaatgggaaacgtTTGTTTCtatataggaaatttttatgttcctacaggaaaattttatcttcccataggaacctaaaattttcctataggaacaatcatttcccattgtcaaattactataaaggaaaaagaaatcctaTGGAGATTTTCAATAGGGTGAGATTACATCCATTTATCCCcattatgaaaagtattcccttACAACCAATTGCAATACCTGTAAATGcacaaattctctcctttttactgctcctgcctttcactgtggacttagggcatgatgtcagcctacacattgcattcacatcaagttatcagattagcactttaaattgaaaatgtttaatcatcAATACAAATACACGTGTATACACGCAAATGCGCTTATAGGAGCTAATCTAAAATTAGCCAATGTGTGATAATTGAaagaacttcatttgtcaaagaaatcttttgtaaattcatgtttattcaatattttatttactttaataaatattgcATCTACCGTGTCATATTAAGAATCAACTTGCTAATGGTGAGATTATATTAATGCACTGTATGAATCATTAAAATGTGGAGTCTATCAGGGTagatgcaatagggtagtttccttcataaagaaaatgaaaggcattgattgcgattcgttacccaccattagtgtattcataatatacaaattatttggttttagaaatcctagtttagacgaattacaatggttaattttaaccgcatttgaataagaccagattggcgcccatgcgatgccattccacgtgacgtcacagggacctagtgacctagtttctatacaactAGATAGGAGGGATAGgatgcagaaaggtttctcgggttttccaccgatgtcgtccatgtctcccgacgtttcgatctgcgacttgctgatcatcctcaggggatcttccgaatgccgttcttcaaaaattttcagtatatatacactccatccgagttcaggtgtaacctgattggttcacgcttgttgaggttttcccgccatttttgtcgtatataattaTTGCTTAGCACATCCGACACCGACAGGTATttgaattcaacatcgcatcaccacccacaacaaaaggcctgcgtcattaaaacgctaacccaccgaaccaaaatcgtgtgtgatgcggAGCCTAGCAGTggtgaaatgcaacaccttatgtgggcactgaaaggtaatggttacagtgtctctttcataaaaagagcgatgaGAGAAAGACACCCGCCTCAAGATGACGACCACAAGGGGAGAAGCCATTAACATACGTGAAACTTCCATACATCTCTGGGGTCACCAATAGAATTGCTAGGATCCTTCAGAAAGGCAAcgttaagactcgcttctgcacggtgaagaaaattcaaaatatcctacattcaccgaaggatagccatcctctccttcaatctatgggagtgtttgaggttccctgctgctgcggcagaagcttaAAACTTCATcggtgggacgcatcagctgtcgctgagcattatgcctccagccctgggcataaagtaatgtttaacgctacatgggtattggcgaagacggaagaatatcatctgCATCTTAcgcgtgaatccatcgagataggtGAAACGTTGTGcgaaaatgttacctacacagcaacacacgagaaccaccaccaacattgacaaaagaagctgtgaaaagcAGTAAATTATGTTTGAAGCTTttctctttaaataaatttatgttaaTCTTTCTATGTATCAATAGAGTCAACGCAACCGATCCCAACAGTCTTTTCATAACTCCTAAAAACGACTTCTCAAGAGCAACCGTAACCACACATATTGCGGATTGCGTAAACTCAAGGTTGCTGACCATTCTCACTCATTGCAAAACTGCAGCATTCATTGAGTGAAAATGTACCTGACACATCTATACACGAGAACCACCACCAGCAttgataatttattgaattcatcAGTAGTACCTCTGATAACAttctgaatttttgcaaaattttaaacttaggGCGTGGGTTGcaatggttaatattatccgactTCAAAAAATATTCGGATCCGACTGTAAGACTTAGATTGATCGCAACTTTCTCATACAGgacaaatttgattttaaaaaagtcattttttgccCGCTTTGTTATTTAGCCAGAGAGTTGCATCACCTTTTGTAGTGGCAGCATGGTGAGGCAACAATTTTTAATAGCTTTCATAGCTGTAATTTGGTTACCTCAAGCTCTGTTAAAGTATTGCACTCTTTATTTGCAGTGATTTCATTGGTTGGCATTCTTGGGAGAAAAAATTGGCAAAGtactttttttattgcattctaATTTGAGTGACTTCGCCATTATAATCATGCCAAAAGAACGTTATAGACCACTATTGGATGTTTGTAGTAGACAGAGGCAATTGCATTTAGTTGCAGATAGACGTCAGATACTGAATAGAAATGTTAATGCTGGTGAAGTGATACAAGCAGAGTTACATGAGGCAATTGATGATAGGAATGAGAATGTGCCTGCTGAAGCAGGTGGCATTATTATCGAAAGTGACTCCGATATCTCTGCAGTTGATATGTCTTCCTCCAGCTCTGAAATAAATTCTGATACCTCTGACATAAGCACTATTCAGGATGAAGAAAATTTCCAGCATGCTCTTGCTGGATGGGCTAGTGAGGGAATTTCATTCAGAAAAGTGAATGAACTCTTAGTCTTGCTTCGCACTCATCCTTGCTTTTCTTCACTGCCTGCAGATTCACGAACCTTACTAGAAACTCCTCGTAAAGTTCATTCAAGGGAGATTGGAGGTGGTTTGTATAGCCACATTGGAGTAAAAAGTAATTTGCTTCAGCTAATAGCATACAATCCTGATGTTGTGACCATGGGCACCATAAATGTCCAATGTAATATTGATGGACTCCCACTTTCTAAGAGTAGCAACAGCCAAGTTTGGCCCATTTTAatgagcattgaaaattttccatgcattAGCCCTTTTGTTGTTGGCATATATCATGGTACTGAGAAACCAAGAATGTGTGCTGAATATTTACAGGACTATGTAGAGGAGATGAAGACCTTGAAGTCAGAAGGTTTAATTTATAAGGATAATGTAATAACAGTAAATGTGACATGTTATATCTGTGATGCACCTGCACGTGCTTTTGTGGCACAAATCAAGGGTCACACTGGGTATCATGGGTGCGGAAAATGCACTGTGGAGGGAGATTATGTAGATAATAGAGTAATTTTTGATGATATTAACGCCCCTCTCAGAAATGATGAAGACTTTTTGTTAAAATCTGATGAGAATCACCATATTGGTGATTCACCATTGGTAAATATTCCTGGGACAAAAATGATTTCCCATTTCCCATAtgaatatatgcatttagtgTGTTTGGGGGTAACAAAAAAAATACTGTTGGCTTGGTTGAAGGGTGATCTATCCGTTAGGCTGCATGCAAGGAAGCTGGCATTGTTAAATGAACACATTGGGAATATCATGTCGCACATTCCTGAGGAATTTGTTAGAAAGCCAAGACACCTCAACGAGGTGCAACGGTGGAAAGCAACTGAATTCCGACTATTTTTGGTATATACTGGTCCTTTACTCCTCCATAATATATTGCCACGTAGCGTGTACAAGCACTTTCTCTCTTTGCACTATGCAATTCGACTGCTAATGCTACCCAATCCAGATGTTAATTATGCTAGAACCTTGCTAGAATACTTTACCAGTAAATTTAGTGCTCTCTATGGGAGGAAAAATGTATCGTACAATGTACATGGACTTATACATCTACCAAATGATGTTAAGTTGCTCGGCCCATTGGACAGATTTAGTgcctttaaatttgaaaataagttaTACCAAATAAAGAGGATGATAAGGAAACCTAGCCTTCCATTATCACAAATAGTCAGGCGTATCCATGAAAGAAATCAGCACTGTCTTGGAAGCCATCATGGAAAAAGAAAGAAGTCTGTTACCAAGCATGCCGATGAAGACAGATTGCCATTTAATCTGGAAGCCCCATGCTACACTGCAGTGGAATGCAAAAATTTTAGGATAGGTGACAGGTCCCCAAACAATTGTGTAGTGACTACTAGTGAAGAAATAGTTATTTTATCTCACATTGCTACTAGAGATGAAGAAGTCTTTGTGGTGGGTAAGGCAATCAAGAACTTATCCCCCTTTTACAACATACCTGCAAATTcaggaaatgttgaaatattcCTCGGCAATGATCTGTTGGAATCAAAATTGTGGCCTTTGAAGGACATAAAGGGGAAGGCATTGATAATTCCGATAAATGGCCAAAAGGAGCAATATTACATTTCCAAGCTCCTACATCTTGAGTATTGATGTAAGTAGGGTAATATCTATGGAAcaaatttaatccttttttggaATTGCACGAACTACAATAAGATTTCTTTCAGAAACACGCATGTTTTACCAGTATGATTTTAACACTCAACTTGTGAATGAATGTTTTTAAGTGAACATCTGAGCCCtattttgaagcaaaaattattatttttaactcttgtaattgatttttcagCATGTCTTGGGCTGTGGCAGAATTTCATCCTCATAGGAATTTTCAAACTGCCACAGTATCTACTATCCCCTCATCTTGGCTTAGGACATCTGAAGGAAGAAGCTATGCCTTGTATCCACCGGAGGAAGTCCATGAGGCTGAAGTGAGGAGGCTGATGTATAAGGGAGTTGAACCAAAAGAGGAATGGGATCTGTTACCCCTTAGATATGTGACTCCTTGTTTTGGTAAGTGAGAAATTTCCTTAGATATTATGAGAGAATTTTTACTGTGGAATGTATGAATGATGTTTTATCCTTTCATATCAGACAAGTTCATAGCAGCTAGAGATTTTGAACGTGAAGCTGCTGATTACAGTGGAACAGATTTGGAAACATTTGATAAGTCCAGGAGAAACTGCAATAAAAGGAAGAGGATCGCAAAAAAATTTCGCTACCCAAATGAGCCGGACAGCTCATCTGAAAATTGTGATGAGATGGATAGTATAAGTGACCCACCATCGCCGCAAGGTaagaatttatcaaataaaagttttcttttcttgtGATAGTCATTCCTTTCTCAATAGGGTATTTGCACCTGGGAGGATAAGATTGAAATGTTGTTAGCATGTTAAATTATATCATTACAAACATTACTTTCAATTAGCAGCAtcaattgttgcttagtttgagacaaaatttaataatgaatgttTAATATGCatcatttttgcattaatattgtGCAGACAAAAACACTCAGCTACTGGCAGTATGTAACATACAAAATGACATTACAGCTCTGATAATGTGGCTCCCTGGTGTTTCAGGGCaacattaattttgcaaattttaattactGATGGCTTACTAAAAAATTACCTTACTATTCTCAGACTCCGGATTAGGCATAATtagcgtttaatttttttttaaagattgctTTCCAAAAATCTGCAAATACCCTATTATGCAATGCTTTTCTTTTTTGAGGTTTTTaggttaatttttcataatttttattttcaaaagattatttatctctatcaaaaatttatattgcagCTGATGCCCCATTAATGATAAAGAAAAGAACTCACGAAAATCTAAAAAACTCGCAGGCAATGAAAACATCCCATGAGGGTGTTTCTTCCAATAAAGATTTTCTGTCAGGTATTCCTGGAAGAGCAGTAAAGGTTACTGCTGGAAAATCTAAAAAGACATCTCAAGGGGATGTTCTGGTCCATAGAGAGGTACCACTGATTTCCCCAGCTCCCAAGGCAGTACCACTTAGCAAAGCCATGCAAAATAATGGCTTGAAGGGTCAGTGATCACGATTGTAATGTGGCAATTGTTATGTTCTAGTTTCTGAATTGTGTATTTTCAAAAGATGAgctaatttatattgaaaattaatttttttagatcctTCAGCTGTGATGgtgcaaaaaaaaattgagaaatatcatGAAGACCGTCTGAAAAAGTTGCAGGCAGTTAAGTTATTGCACCAGGGTGTTTCCTCAAAGAGGGCACCAAGCATTCCTGGGAAAGCAGTTTCGGTCACTTTTAGGACATCTGAGGAGACCAATGATCAAGAAGTTCTTACTCAGATAGTGGAAACAATGAAAGAACCTCTGCATTCCCAGACTCAGAAGGAAATGCACCGGAACCAGTCAGGCGATTGGGAAAATAATGGTTTAATAGGTTAGCATTTATAATATGATGTGGCATTTGTTTTGCTGATGTTGCGTCTAGTTTgtttagtttaagaaaaattagCAAAGCCAGGCAAAATAATAGGTTGAAGGGTCAGTGATAACGATTGTAATGTGGCAATTGTTATGTTCTAGTTTCTGAATTGTGTATTTTCAAAAGATGAGctaatttgtattgaaaattaatttttttagatcctTCTGCTGTGATGgtgcaaaaaaaaattgagaaatatcatGAAGACCGTCTGAAAAAGTTGCAGGCAGTCAAGTTATTGCACCAGGGTGTTTCCTCAAAGAGGGCACCAAGCATTCCTGGGAAATCAGTTTCGGTCACTTTTAGGACATCGGAGGAGACCAATGATCAAGAAGTTCTTACTCAGAGAGTGGAAACAATGAAAGAACCTCTGCATTCCCAGACTCAGAAGGAAATGCACCTGAACCAGTCAGGCGATAGGGAAAATAATGGTTTAAGAGGTTAGCAATTATAATATGATGTGGCATTTGTTTTGCTGATGTTGCATCTAGTTC encodes:
- the LOC124154934 gene encoding uncharacterized protein LOC124154934, producing the protein MSWAVAEFHPHRNFQTATVSTIPSSWLRTSEGRSYALYPPEEVHEAEVRRLMYKGVEPKEEWDLLPLRYVTPCFDKFIAARDFEREAADYSGTDLETFDKSRRNCNKRKRIAKKFRYPNEPDSSSENCDEMDSISDPPSPQADAPLMIKKRTHENLKNSQAMKTSHEGVSSNKDFLSGIPGRAVKVTAGKSKKTSQGDVLVHREVPLISPAPKAVPLSKAMQNNGLKDPSAVMVQKKIEKYHEDRLKKLQAVKLLHQGVSSKRAPSIPGKAVSVTFRTSEETNDQEVLTQIVETMKEPLHSQTQKEMHRNQSGDWENNGLIDPSAVMVQKKIEKYHEDRLKKLQAVKLLHQGVSSKRAPSIPGKSVSVTFRTSEETNDQEVLTQRVETMKEPLHSQTQKEMHLNQSGDRENNGLRDDICNLEKKVVEHMAMELQKLSCLEEAINTILIKLDNLNSSSENCEDFEDVRGLFSLPVNSIDELQSVQNELTSPKIRKYMFQLLKDQSPGLLFRGLSQKEVNSALNKTVYSCLASLMTNDLALRFCMKGKSLFKVAFEVEFSELIGLIFDIVKEKNRNGPEIDISMVKKSIGEWLRLARLRMSGGKGIGSLEAYVVADNVIDCSTENFLQV